A window of Malaclemys terrapin pileata isolate rMalTer1 chromosome 14, rMalTer1.hap1, whole genome shotgun sequence contains these coding sequences:
- the ADGRG3 gene encoding adhesion G protein-coupled receptor G3 produces the protein MMYLLHSMKCSFMVTTLSLLPLLDCIRGKESCKALQEDPRGDSSRSCCDIGLTNGGLPIQPESVNKITSISPLCDKLEKETNAFCKCVMDEIHRFWPAFEEYLIGEEVNESVIDLNKTKARVQNVSTSITHDLVFTITPNEVPKELDTSVKGKVSNIRLPRGLFQSFHNETDYVKVAVLVLDVGEVSMFKDPDQTGTMLDNVTVSVNVGGRQIAGLSDCVELTFSHGRLPRNVPVQCVFWDTKKGKRGGWNTSGCLTIPRDRETMCCCDHLTFFTLLMTPSLDNIAAQMLLTIANVGCGISVFFSALTIGLYFALRFIYKKFQSNDTVKIHVNLTSSLLLLNLAYLLNKWIFSLGHQGLCQGIGGFTHYCLLCCFTWMAIEAFQVYLLVIKVTNIYMRHYMVKLCLVGWGFPALVVTITGSINSYGKYTITDMANQPAVTLCWINSTHVVVHYITNCSYFGLILLFNTLVLVVVAWKLFSLQRTTAGKEEKIETWKRGFTVLGLSCLLGATWGLAFFTYGTMSVPAAYLFTVLNSLQGFFIFIWFMVLYYPKKDTATSSSGSGKNVKVTTASRS, from the exons ATGATGTATCTGCTGCACAGCATGAAATGCTCCTTCATGGTGAcaaccctgagcctcctgccactGCTGG acTGCATCAGAGGAAAAGAGAGCTGCAAGG CTTTGCAGGAAGATCCCAGGGGGGACTCTAGCCGCAGCTGCTGTGACATCGGCCTGACCAATGGAGGTTTACCAATACAACCGGAGTCAGTCAACAAAATCACAAGCATCTCCCCATTGTGTGATAAACTGGAGAAGGAGACCAACGCCTTCTGCAAATGTGTGATGGACGAGATCCACAG GTTCTGGCCTGCCTTCGAGGAGTACCTCATCGGGGAAGAGGTGAATGAGAGTGTCATAGACTTAAACAAGACAAAGGCGCGGGTCCAGAACGTGAGCACCTCCATCACCCACGATCTCGTCTTCACGATCACGCCGAATGAG GTCCCCAAGGAGCTAGACACAAGTGTGAAGGGAAAGGTGAGCAACATAAGACTCCCCAGGGGACTATTTCAGTCCTTTCACAATGAGACAGACTACGTCAAAGTGGCAGTGCTGGTGCTTGACGTTGGAGAAGTGAGCATGTTTAAG GACCCGGACCAGACAGGCACCATGCTAGACAACGTCACGGTCAGTGTGAACGTGGGAGGCAGGCAAATCGCTGGACTCAGCGACTGTGTAGAACTCACCTTCTCCCACGGACGACTGCCCCGG AACGTGCCCGTTCAGTGCGTCTTCTGGGACACCAAGAAAG GCAAGCGTGGAGGATGGAACACATCTGGCTGCCTCACCATACCCAGAGACAGGGAGACCATGTGCTGCTGTGATCACCTGACCTTCTTCACCCTCTTAATG ACTCCGTCCCTAGACAACATCGCAGCCCAGATGTTATTAACTATCGCAAACGTTGGCTGTGGGATTTCCGTGTTCTTCTCAGCCCTCACCATCGGCCTGTACTTTGCTCTAAG GTTCATTTACAAAAAATTCCAGTCCAATGACACGGTCAAGATCCACGTGAACCTCACGAGCAGCCTACTCCTCCTGAACCTGGCCTATCTGCTGAACAAATGGATCTTCAGCCTGGGCCATCAGGGGCTATGCCAGGGCATCGGAGGCTTCACCCACTACTGCCTGCTCTGCTGTTTCACCTGGATGGCCATCGAGGCTTTTCAAGTCTACCTGTTGGTCATCAAAGTCACCAACATCTACATGCGGCACTACATGGTGAAGCTGTGCCTCGTCGGCTGGG GCTTCCCTGCTCTCGTGGTCACGATCACTGGCAGCATAAACAGCTATGGAAAATACACCATTACGGATATGGCCAACCAGCCCGCCGTCACCCT GTGCTGGATAAACTCCACTCACGTGGTGGTCCATTACATCACCAACTGCAGCTACTTCGGCCTGATCCTCCTCTTCAACACCCTGGTCCTCGTGGTTGTAGCCTGGAAGCTGTTCAGCCTGCAGCGCACCACagcggggaaggaggagaaaataGAGACCTGGAAGAGGGGCTTCACAGTGCTCGGCCTCTCCTGCCTGCTGGGAGCCACATGGGGGCTGGCCTTCTTCACCTACGGCACCATGTCCGTGCCTGCAGCCTACCTCTTCACAGTACTGAACTCTCTCCAAG gtTTCTTCATATTCATCTGGTTCATGGTTCTCTACTATCCAAAGAAAGATACAGCCACATCCTCCTCCGGCAGCGGCAAGAATGTGAAAGTcaccaccgcttcccgcagctag
- the LOC128848544 gene encoding uromodulin-like isoform X3 — protein MKMMVRKEVFEVLKIPLARVHLKNSACKASEKEEAGAIFFAATLTGENHTLCGSVIQQNRSHVSYANVMESDMEATGVISRSSLVRVHFSCIYSYERVVQLPFSLTAIDTLVKFVVKEGEFNVTMALYETSAYLQPYRQQPPALPLSEFLYILLQLEGQSQVRYFLLSVEDCWATPSADPSHDMQHQLIVKGCPRDETVMYINGIGNSTVAKFSFQMFQFINYSEVFLHCRVRLCLPDGPEPCAKQCPRKSKSKRALEEDYKKIVSYGPIHLLASLLSGARNAESGTKLQDLWGPQLWIPGALVTLIIAGLFVLVAIAKAMKK, from the exons ATGAAGATGATGGTGAGAAAGGAAGTGTTTGAAGTGTTGAAAATCCCCTTGGCGCGGGTCCACTTGAAGAACAGCGCTTGCAAGGCCTCTGAAAAGGAGGAGGCTGGAGCAATCTTCTTTGCAGCCACTCTCACGGGCGAGAACCATACCCTGTGTGGGTCAGTGATTCAG CAAAACAGGTCACACGTGTCTTACGCCAACGTGATGGAGTCCGACATGGAGGCCACGGGCGTGATCTCCAGAAGCAGCCTTGTGCGAGTGCATTTCTCCTGCATCTACTCCTATGAGCGGGTGGTCCAGCTGCCCTTCTCCCTTACTGCCATCGACAC GCTGGTGAAGTTTGTGGTCAAAGAGGGGGAGTTCAACGTGACCATGGCCTTGTACGAGACCTCGGCTTACCTGCAGCCCTACCGGCAGCAGCCCCCGGCCCTCCCCCTGTCGGAGTTCCTCTACATCCTGCTGCAGCTGGAAGGGCAGAGCCAGGTGCGGTACTTCCTGCTGAGCGTCGAGGACTGTTGGGCCACCCCGTCGGCGGACCCCAGCCATGACATGCAGCACCAGCTCATTGTGAAGGG gtgTCCCCGTGATGAGACCGTGATGTACATCAATGGCATCGGAAACAGCACCGTGGCAAAGTTCAGCTTCCAGATGTTCCAATTCATCAACTACTCGGAGGTGTTCCTGCACTGCCGAGTCCGCCTGTGCCTCCCCGATGGCCCCGAGCCCTGTGCAAAG CAATGTCCCAGGAAGTCGAAGAGCAAGAGGGCACTTGAGGAGGACTACAAGAAGATTGTCTCTTATGGACCCATCCATCTCCTCGCCTCTCTCCTTTCTGGAGCACGGAATGCTGAGTCGGGGACAAAACTGCAGGACCTTTGGG GGCCACAGCTGTGGATTCCTGGTGCCCTGGTAACGCTGATCATAGCCGGCCTCTTCGTTCTTGTTGCTATAGCTAAAGCCATGAAGAAATGA